From a single Arachnia propionica genomic region:
- a CDS encoding cytochrome c biogenesis CcdA family protein yields the protein MELTIPVALLAGLVSFASPCFLPIVPVFVGQLVGSGPGRVNRRVALGNSLAFVAGFSVVFIALWASLGLLGRSLGPYAVHLRILGGAVLVFMGLHVAGILRLPVFDRLVRGRLLGEGGNTSVWRAGLMGVVFGAGWTPCIGPVLSGILTLATVSSTVWSGMLLMTAYCLGLGLPIVAVAIGSAEVTRRFGWFVRHHVAVSLATGGLLVVVGFLMITNLFASLAGLIPAFGI from the coding sequence ATGGAGCTGACGATTCCGGTGGCCCTTCTCGCTGGGCTCGTCTCCTTCGCCTCCCCGTGTTTCCTGCCCATCGTGCCGGTCTTTGTCGGGCAACTCGTCGGTTCCGGGCCCGGGCGGGTGAATCGACGCGTAGCACTCGGGAATTCGCTTGCATTCGTCGCCGGGTTCTCCGTTGTTTTCATTGCCCTGTGGGCGTCGCTGGGTTTGCTGGGTCGGTCTTTGGGCCCCTACGCAGTCCATCTCCGGATCCTCGGGGGAGCGGTGCTGGTGTTCATGGGGCTGCACGTCGCCGGGATCCTGCGGCTTCCCGTGTTCGACAGGCTGGTGAGAGGTCGGCTGCTCGGTGAAGGTGGAAACACCTCTGTGTGGCGTGCGGGGCTCATGGGGGTAGTTTTCGGTGCCGGATGGACGCCCTGCATCGGTCCGGTGCTCAGCGGCATCCTCACCTTGGCCACAGTCAGCTCTACCGTGTGGTCGGGAATGCTTCTCATGACCGCATACTGTTTGGGACTCGGACTGCCCATCGTCGCGGTCGCCATCGGGTCGGCCGAGGTCACGCGACGTTTCGGGTGGTTCGTCAGGCACCATGTGGCGGTGTCTTTGGCGACCGGAGGGCTCTTGGTGGTGGTCGGTTTCCTCATGATCACCAATCTGTTCGCATCGCTGGCCGGGCTGATCCCCGCGTTTGGAATCTAG
- a CDS encoding cytochrome c biogenesis protein ResB yields MSDETPRRTGTTDGLDEALDLSPGRFLHAIYALFHNKAFGLILILLTGLLSLIGALLPQKPSSIAGDPERQAAWLDRVRDSVGGWTSILDALGFFSMFSSIPFLVVMGLLALSIIACTTHRIPVIWKAARHPHVRVKARFFDVAGLRTRFITSQEPDEALEMIVADARRHGLRVIHDDAGTGRGVYLDRNAWMPFGTVLAHTAFVVIMAGFVVSSLTGFRDERFALTIGYPREVGHGTTLVAEATGFRDTYYDNGGPKDYVADLVLRDGDKTVAQQEVRVNSPLSHAGLMFHQAYFGVAAVMRVTDASGATVFEGGVPLEWTTQDKIFNYGHVTLPDQTMMYVISPASGQVGRGIAPGQVRVELRRGEKTAPLASTVIDMGTATPVGDYSVTFQREQQFTGMILRSDPGTGIVWAGFALLVAGTCMTMFFRHQRLWVRVSGTDEGTLIQMASPDRRDSGFTRFVTDMVERVNTQLASATKKGDQR; encoded by the coding sequence ATGAGTGATGAAACACCCCGTAGAACGGGAACCACTGACGGACTGGACGAGGCTCTCGACCTCTCACCCGGTCGTTTTCTGCACGCAATCTACGCGTTGTTTCATAACAAAGCTTTCGGGCTCATCCTGATTCTGCTGACCGGTTTGTTGTCGCTCATCGGAGCGCTGCTGCCGCAGAAGCCATCGAGCATCGCGGGTGATCCGGAACGGCAGGCTGCCTGGCTCGACAGGGTGCGCGACAGCGTCGGCGGCTGGACGTCGATCCTTGACGCTCTTGGGTTTTTCTCGATGTTCTCCTCCATCCCCTTCCTCGTCGTGATGGGGCTGCTGGCCCTTTCGATCATCGCCTGTACCACACACCGGATTCCCGTTATCTGGAAAGCAGCCCGTCATCCCCATGTTCGCGTCAAGGCCAGGTTCTTTGATGTAGCAGGGCTTCGCACCCGATTCATCACATCGCAGGAACCCGATGAGGCGTTGGAAATGATCGTCGCCGATGCCCGCCGCCACGGTTTGCGGGTCATCCACGACGACGCGGGGACGGGACGGGGCGTGTACCTGGACCGCAATGCCTGGATGCCGTTCGGCACCGTGCTGGCACACACGGCGTTCGTCGTCATCATGGCAGGGTTTGTTGTTTCATCGTTGACCGGGTTCCGTGATGAAAGGTTCGCCCTGACCATCGGATATCCCCGCGAGGTCGGGCACGGCACCACTCTGGTTGCCGAGGCCACGGGCTTCCGCGATACCTACTACGACAACGGGGGGCCAAAGGATTACGTCGCCGACCTGGTGCTGCGTGACGGCGACAAAACGGTGGCGCAGCAGGAGGTCAGGGTCAATAGCCCGCTCAGCCACGCTGGACTCATGTTCCACCAGGCCTACTTCGGGGTTGCGGCGGTGATGCGTGTGACGGACGCGTCCGGGGCGACGGTCTTCGAGGGTGGGGTTCCGTTGGAATGGACCACGCAGGACAAGATCTTCAACTACGGGCATGTCACCCTGCCGGATCAAACCATGATGTACGTGATCAGCCCAGCCTCTGGGCAGGTAGGGAGGGGAATCGCTCCCGGCCAGGTGAGGGTTGAGCTGCGCCGGGGTGAGAAGACCGCTCCGCTGGCCTCGACCGTGATCGACATGGGGACCGCGACCCCCGTCGGGGACTACTCAGTTACCTTCCAACGTGAGCAGCAGTTCACAGGAATGATCCTGAGAAGTGATCCCGGGACGGGAATTGTGTGGGCTGGGTTCGCCCTGCTGGTCGCCGGCACCTGTATGACGATGTTTTTCCGCCACCAGCGCCTGTGGGTGCGGGTGAGCGGGACCGATGAGGGAACCTTGATACAGATGGCCTCCCCGGATCGGCGTGATTCCGGGTTCACGCGTTTCGTAACGGATATGGTCGAACGCGTCAACACTCAACTGGCCAGCGCCACGAAGAAGGGAGATCAGCGATGA
- the ccsB gene encoding c-type cytochrome biogenesis protein CcsB, with the protein MIEYSQALLLISTTLVVISTIAYLGAVLAARMTRAAATTSADGVVVGEGSREVKVTGGSRRTPLRRFTVAWWAAKSTQLALLLMTGVLITRTIATGHAPFSNHYEFAIAFTWGMLLAQVYFEWRYRIRTMSVITLPVILAMLIYASTMSYKPNPLMPALQNSPLLTLHVFTASLGYGAALVSFAAAVMYLLAPYVKWKGWPSRESLDELGYKATVVTFPMLTLMLILGSIWGNVAWGRYWGWDPKETAALVTWLIYGAYLHARVTRSWRGKKSAWLLVLAFAAVVFTYLGNLFFGGLHAYA; encoded by the coding sequence ATGATCGAATATTCCCAGGCCCTGCTGCTCATATCAACGACCCTCGTGGTCATTTCCACCATCGCCTACCTCGGAGCTGTCCTCGCGGCGAGGATGACGAGAGCCGCGGCAACCACCTCGGCAGACGGAGTGGTCGTCGGCGAGGGAAGCAGGGAGGTCAAGGTCACGGGAGGCTCCCGGCGCACGCCGCTGCGACGTTTCACGGTGGCGTGGTGGGCGGCCAAGTCCACCCAGCTGGCCCTGCTGCTGATGACTGGCGTGTTGATCACCCGGACGATCGCGACAGGGCATGCGCCTTTCTCGAATCACTACGAGTTCGCAATCGCCTTCACTTGGGGCATGCTTCTGGCGCAGGTTTACTTTGAGTGGCGCTACCGGATCCGGACCATGTCGGTGATCACCCTGCCGGTGATCCTGGCTATGCTCATCTACGCCTCCACCATGTCCTACAAGCCGAATCCTCTGATGCCCGCATTGCAGAACTCGCCGCTGCTCACGTTGCACGTGTTCACTGCATCGCTCGGCTACGGGGCTGCTCTGGTTTCCTTCGCAGCTGCCGTGATGTACCTGCTGGCGCCATACGTGAAGTGGAAGGGCTGGCCGAGCCGGGAATCCCTCGATGAGCTGGGCTACAAGGCCACCGTGGTGACTTTCCCGATGCTCACCCTCATGCTCATTCTTGGATCCATCTGGGGCAATGTCGCGTGGGGGCGGTACTGGGGCTGGGATCCGAAGGAAACGGCGGCCCTGGTCACCTGGTTGATCTACGGGGCCTATCTACATGCCCGGGTCACCAGGAGCTGGCGCGGCAAGAAATCGGCATGGTTGCTGGTGCTGGCCTTCGCAGCTGTGGTGTTCACCTATCTCGGCAACCTGTTCTTCGGAGGTCTGCATGCCTACGCCTGA
- a CDS encoding TlpA disulfide reductase family protein: MPTPDDDEVTEFLETDEPAPEPDRTSKEEPAWRARLRSSSFGQTAVVLVTAFAIAIAAWLVVKPGDQDSTRAESEAMSHVDVEGVQQPPAVGANAPGFTATDIDGTPVSLEELRGTPVWLVFMATWCTGCRTEIPDIQGVMASQGGAVRIVVVYVGESPSTVSDYSKRVGNDFPQVADQDQQISAAYGIMGVPSHYFIDAKGVVQQRHVGVLSLDAMNQAIHNAMSS; this comes from the coding sequence ATGCCTACGCCTGATGATGACGAGGTGACCGAGTTCCTGGAGACCGATGAGCCCGCTCCGGAACCGGACCGCACATCCAAGGAGGAGCCGGCCTGGCGGGCGCGACTGCGGTCTTCGAGTTTCGGCCAGACTGCGGTGGTTCTGGTGACGGCTTTTGCCATTGCGATTGCCGCCTGGTTGGTGGTGAAACCGGGTGACCAGGACTCAACCCGGGCCGAAAGCGAGGCCATGTCCCACGTGGATGTTGAGGGCGTGCAGCAACCCCCCGCCGTGGGGGCCAACGCTCCGGGCTTCACCGCGACGGACATCGACGGGACGCCGGTTTCGCTGGAGGAACTGCGCGGCACACCGGTGTGGCTTGTGTTCATGGCCACCTGGTGCACGGGTTGCCGTACGGAGATCCCGGATATTCAGGGCGTCATGGCATCCCAAGGTGGCGCGGTCAGGATCGTTGTGGTCTATGTCGGCGAGAGTCCGAGCACGGTGAGCGACTACTCGAAACGCGTCGGAAATGACTTCCCCCAGGTCGCAGACCAGGACCAGCAGATCTCCGCGGCCTACGGAATCATGGGGGTGCCGTCGCACTATTTCATCGATGCCAAGGGCGTGGTGCAACAACGCCACGTCGGGGTTTTGAGCCTCGATGCGATGAACCAGGCCATCCACAATGCGATGTCCTCCTAG
- the ilvD gene encoding dihydroxy-acid dehydratase, whose translation MPALRSRTSTHGRNMAGARALWRATGITDSDFGKPIIAVANSFTQFVPGHVHLRDTGKLVSESIRQAGAIGREFNTIAVDDGIAMGHGGMLYSLPSRELIADAVEYMVNAHCADALVCISNCDKITPGMLLAALRLNIPAVFVSGGPMEAGKAIIRDGQAVASLDLVNAMTAAVDPNVSDEELGRIEASACPTCGSCSGMFTANSMNCLLEAIGLAQPGNGSTLATAAARRDLFVNAGRLVVDLCRRWYDEDDASVLPLSIATKSAFSNAMRLDVAMGGSTNTVLHLLAAAQEAGVDFDQDDIDAISRVTPCLSKVAPNSERYFMEDVHRAGGIPAILGELRRGGKLDEDVHAIHSPSLESWLADWDIRGGSATEEAIELFHAAPGGVRTTVPFSSTNRWESLDLDSANGCIRSVEHPYTVDGGLAVLKGNLAPDGAIVKTAGVPEHQWEFTGTAFVTESQEEAVESILGRKVTEGDVVIVRYEGPKGGPGMQEMLYPTSYLKGLGLGPKCALITDGRFSGGSSGLSIGHVSPEAASGGPIALVRTGDEITISIPNRSIVLNVPDEELAARRAELEAGNGYRPATRQRQVSTALRIYGSLAQSADKGASRRFDG comes from the coding sequence ATGCCCGCGCTTCGTTCCCGCACATCCACTCACGGCCGAAACATGGCCGGCGCCCGCGCGCTCTGGCGCGCCACGGGCATTACTGACTCCGATTTCGGCAAACCCATCATCGCGGTCGCGAACTCCTTTACCCAGTTCGTGCCTGGTCACGTCCACCTGCGCGACACGGGAAAGCTTGTCTCGGAGTCCATCAGGCAGGCAGGTGCCATCGGTCGCGAGTTCAACACCATCGCAGTCGACGACGGCATAGCAATGGGACACGGCGGGATGCTGTACTCACTGCCAAGCCGCGAGCTGATCGCTGACGCAGTGGAGTACATGGTCAATGCCCACTGCGCCGACGCATTGGTGTGCATCTCCAACTGCGACAAGATCACCCCAGGGATGCTGCTGGCAGCCCTTCGACTCAACATTCCCGCCGTGTTCGTCTCTGGTGGCCCCATGGAGGCGGGCAAAGCCATCATCCGCGATGGCCAGGCGGTCGCGTCCCTCGATCTCGTCAACGCGATGACTGCGGCTGTCGACCCGAATGTCAGTGATGAGGAGCTGGGGCGTATCGAGGCCAGTGCCTGTCCGACCTGTGGTTCATGCTCCGGGATGTTCACCGCGAACTCCATGAACTGCCTGCTGGAGGCGATCGGGCTCGCCCAGCCGGGCAACGGCTCCACCCTGGCCACTGCCGCGGCCCGTCGAGATCTGTTCGTCAACGCCGGGCGGCTCGTTGTTGACCTGTGCCGCCGCTGGTATGACGAGGACGACGCCTCCGTCCTGCCCCTGTCAATCGCCACGAAATCGGCGTTCAGCAATGCCATGCGCCTGGACGTTGCGATGGGGGGATCCACCAACACCGTTCTGCATCTGCTGGCCGCAGCCCAGGAGGCCGGGGTGGATTTCGACCAGGATGACATCGATGCCATTTCCCGCGTCACCCCCTGCCTATCCAAGGTTGCGCCCAACTCGGAGCGTTACTTCATGGAGGACGTTCACCGCGCGGGTGGCATCCCCGCCATTCTCGGGGAGTTGCGTCGCGGAGGAAAACTCGACGAGGACGTTCACGCGATTCACTCGCCATCGCTGGAGAGCTGGCTGGCGGACTGGGACATTCGTGGCGGCAGCGCGACTGAGGAGGCCATCGAGCTTTTCCATGCTGCTCCGGGTGGGGTACGTACCACCGTGCCGTTCAGCTCTACCAACCGGTGGGAATCCCTCGATCTGGACTCTGCCAACGGCTGCATCCGCTCCGTGGAGCATCCCTACACCGTCGACGGTGGCTTGGCAGTGTTGAAGGGCAACCTCGCACCGGACGGTGCCATCGTCAAGACCGCAGGGGTGCCCGAGCACCAGTGGGAGTTCACCGGTACTGCCTTCGTCACCGAATCCCAGGAGGAAGCGGTCGAATCCATCCTTGGCAGGAAGGTCACGGAGGGCGATGTCGTGATCGTCCGCTACGAGGGGCCCAAGGGCGGTCCGGGGATGCAGGAGATGCTCTACCCGACCTCCTACCTGAAAGGGCTGGGGCTGGGGCCGAAGTGTGCGCTGATCACCGACGGTCGATTCTCCGGTGGTTCCTCCGGGCTGTCGATCGGACACGTCTCTCCAGAGGCGGCATCCGGGGGACCGATTGCGCTGGTACGCACCGGCGATGAGATCACCATCTCCATTCCCAACCGGTCGATCGTGTTGAACGTGCCCGACGAGGAGCTGGCTGCCCGTCGTGCCGAGCTGGAGGCTGGCAACGGCTACCGTCCCGCAACACGGCAACGGCAGGTCTCGACTGCGCTGAGGATCTACGGCTCCTTGGCACAGTCGGCTGACAAGGGTGCGTCCCGGCGCTTCGACGGTTGA
- a CDS encoding DedA family protein: MHPQDWNLPYGLTILTLFCIVMVRSNGTYWIGRGIVAGTSHTRWRKVLETRPYRAGSSWLHRWGPPAVTLSFLVIGLQTTVNLAAGVARMPMRRYLPAVVAGCTVWAFIWGTGGMISLVLLSMAWNHSPAMTIAGLIVMAAAVASFFLFGRGGQPSKRRDAPLSADCAKEP, translated from the coding sequence ATGCATCCACAGGACTGGAACCTGCCCTACGGGCTGACGATCCTGACCCTGTTCTGCATCGTCATGGTGCGCTCCAACGGTACCTACTGGATCGGTCGCGGAATCGTCGCGGGTACGAGCCATACCCGTTGGCGAAAGGTGCTGGAAACCCGCCCCTACCGGGCGGGAAGCTCCTGGCTGCACCGTTGGGGCCCACCCGCAGTCACCTTGAGCTTCCTGGTCATTGGTCTGCAAACCACGGTCAACCTGGCAGCAGGCGTGGCCCGGATGCCAATGCGCCGCTACCTGCCAGCCGTGGTCGCCGGCTGTACCGTCTGGGCATTCATCTGGGGCACGGGCGGAATGATCAGCCTTGTTCTCCTATCCATGGCGTGGAACCACAGCCCTGCGATGACGATCGCGGGGCTCATCGTGATGGCCGCTGCGGTGGCTAGCTTCTTCCTGTTCGGTCGCGGTGGTCAACCGTCGAAGCGCCGGGACGCACCCTTGTCAGCCGACTGTGCCAAGGAGCCGTAG
- a CDS encoding T3SS (YopN, CesT) and YbjN peptide-binding chaperone 1, with protein MADIEDFDLDRTTKQAWDDFTERLADVLSVMDASADLTISAVNGAETDESPPAVRFSAVEPGVIEAVLVGVDSPRLAELGWTSSPNGVTVRRDQEEAIELANLTTTTMTQVVGVLHPIFLEPDQLAELLTARESNPAQPKPGAYGVVLPSSQAQLDAIVDAELEKMFGHPALRNAAGEVAIRVGSTMVFCRSTPDFKELVLFAALVHDVSGRSRACEVLNDLNVESRYCRFALHRDRVFVQVSVPARPFVPQHLREALESISQVADGIDDDLAHKLGGRTTFPTAG; from the coding sequence ATGGCTGATATTGAAGATTTTGATCTGGACAGGACCACCAAGCAGGCATGGGACGATTTCACCGAAAGACTTGCTGATGTCCTGTCCGTGATGGATGCCAGCGCTGATCTGACCATTTCTGCAGTCAATGGTGCAGAGACCGATGAATCACCGCCCGCTGTGCGTTTCTCGGCCGTCGAACCGGGAGTGATTGAGGCTGTTCTGGTCGGTGTCGACTCTCCTCGACTCGCAGAACTCGGGTGGACTTCCTCACCCAACGGGGTCACGGTCCGCAGAGATCAAGAGGAGGCCATCGAACTGGCGAATCTCACCACCACCACCATGACCCAGGTGGTCGGCGTGCTGCACCCCATCTTCCTGGAACCCGATCAGCTGGCGGAGCTGCTGACCGCCCGGGAGAGCAACCCGGCTCAACCCAAGCCTGGAGCCTACGGTGTGGTGCTTCCCAGCAGCCAGGCCCAGCTCGACGCCATCGTCGACGCGGAGCTGGAGAAAATGTTCGGGCACCCGGCGCTGCGCAATGCAGCAGGTGAGGTTGCCATCAGAGTCGGTTCCACCATGGTTTTCTGCCGTTCGACCCCGGACTTCAAAGAACTGGTGCTGTTCGCGGCTCTCGTGCACGACGTCAGTGGACGTTCCCGGGCCTGCGAGGTGCTCAACGACCTGAATGTGGAATCCCGCTACTGCCGTTTCGCCCTGCACCGGGACCGGGTCTTCGTGCAGGTCTCGGTACCGGCCCGTCCATTCGTTCCCCAGCACCTGAGAGAGGCCCTCGAATCCATTTCTCAGGTTGCTGACGGCATCGATGACGACCTGGCACACAAACTTGGTGGACGCACCACCTTCCCGACCGCAGGCTGA
- a CDS encoding pyridoxamine 5'-phosphate oxidase family protein, with product MTEVTYFERLDVPECLHLLRTGGVGRVAWQDDAEGLTVLPVNYRVIGDSVVFRTSAASTLARLAKPTRVAFQVDEIDHATAVGWSVLVRGMSDICEVRDVGSFLPRDPAIGVAVRIEEVTGRVMSGNPVPQS from the coding sequence ATGACCGAGGTCACGTATTTCGAGCGGCTGGACGTCCCCGAGTGTCTGCACCTTCTCAGGACCGGGGGTGTCGGGCGCGTGGCCTGGCAGGATGATGCTGAAGGCCTTACCGTGCTCCCCGTCAACTATCGGGTCATCGGTGACTCGGTGGTTTTCCGCACCAGCGCAGCATCGACGTTGGCACGCCTAGCGAAACCCACGAGGGTGGCGTTTCAGGTGGATGAAATCGACCATGCCACTGCGGTCGGATGGTCGGTGCTGGTCCGTGGAATGAGCGACATCTGTGAGGTGCGCGATGTCGGCAGCTTCCTGCCGCGAGATCCAGCCATCGGCGTGGCGGTGAGGATCGAAGAAGTGACGGGCCGGGTGATGTCCGGCAATCCAGTTCCCCAGAGTTGA